From Bacillus sp. FSL K6-3431, the proteins below share one genomic window:
- a CDS encoding nitroreductase family protein: MINTKQDFYTAVEERRSLYGISKESVVSNERIEEVIEHAVKHAPSAFNSQSGRVVVLLGENHDKLWNITEAALKEIVPAESFQPTAEKMESFRNGYGTVLFFEDQKVVKGLQEQFALYADKFPEYSLQSSGMLQYIVWTALEVEGFGASLQHYQPIIDEAVQKIWDIPADWTLLAQMPFGKPTAAPGEKQFNDIDARMKVYK, translated from the coding sequence ATGATTAATACAAAACAGGACTTTTATACAGCGGTAGAAGAAAGACGTTCATTATATGGAATTAGTAAGGAAAGTGTCGTATCAAATGAAAGAATTGAAGAAGTTATCGAGCATGCAGTGAAACATGCACCATCAGCATTTAATTCACAAAGTGGAAGAGTCGTTGTTTTATTAGGGGAAAACCATGATAAACTTTGGAATATCACTGAAGCAGCATTGAAGGAAATTGTTCCAGCTGAAAGTTTCCAACCGACTGCTGAAAAAATGGAAAGCTTTCGCAATGGTTATGGAACAGTACTATTTTTTGAAGATCAAAAAGTGGTGAAAGGTTTACAAGAACAATTTGCTTTATATGCAGATAAATTTCCTGAGTATTCCCTTCAATCATCGGGCATGCTTCAATATATTGTATGGACAGCATTGGAAGTAGAGGGGTTCGGGGCTTCATTGCAACATTACCAACCAATAATTGACGAAGCAGTACAAAAAATCTGGGACATTCCAGCAGACTGGACGCTATTAGCTCAAATGCCATTTGGCAAACCAACAGCAGCACCTGGGGAAAAACAATTTAATGATATAGACGCGCGTATGAAAGTATATAAATAA
- a CDS encoding bile acid:sodium symporter family protein has translation MRTLERISQFAGNTFAVWVLLFAALAFFIPGGFTWISPYISILLGIIMFGMGMTLSLDDFKEVFKHPKKVAIGVVAQFTIMPLIAFGLAIAFKLPPEVAAGVILVGCCPGGTSSNVMTFLAKGNIALSVAITSVTTLLAPFVTPALILLLASKWLPVSAGDMFISIVKIVLIPIILGLFIKMLFRKQVEQSVKALPLVSVVAIVAIVAAVVSGNQQKIAETGLLILLVVILHNSLGYLLGYFFARLLKLDYADQKAVSIEVGMQNSGLGASLAAAHFSPLAAVPSAIFSVWHNISGSLLATWWSKKAEKNGKSR, from the coding sequence GTGAGAACATTAGAAAGAATTAGTCAGTTTGCAGGTAATACATTTGCTGTATGGGTATTGTTGTTTGCTGCTCTGGCCTTTTTTATTCCAGGAGGCTTTACATGGATTTCTCCTTACATTTCGATATTGCTTGGAATTATTATGTTCGGAATGGGGATGACTCTCTCTTTAGATGATTTTAAGGAAGTATTTAAACACCCTAAAAAAGTGGCCATTGGTGTTGTTGCACAATTTACGATTATGCCGCTTATCGCTTTTGGACTCGCTATAGCATTTAAGCTGCCGCCTGAAGTCGCTGCAGGTGTAATCTTAGTTGGTTGCTGCCCTGGCGGTACTTCATCAAACGTCATGACTTTTTTGGCGAAAGGAAATATTGCTTTATCCGTGGCCATCACCTCCGTTACTACTTTATTGGCACCATTTGTAACGCCTGCATTAATCCTATTGCTAGCTAGTAAATGGCTTCCAGTTTCGGCAGGAGACATGTTTATATCAATCGTAAAAATTGTACTCATTCCTATTATTCTTGGTCTTTTTATCAAAATGCTTTTCCGTAAACAAGTAGAACAAAGCGTAAAAGCCTTGCCTCTAGTATCTGTTGTGGCGATTGTTGCCATCGTAGCGGCGGTTGTTAGTGGGAATCAGCAAAAAATTGCGGAAACAGGATTACTGATCTTACTTGTCGTTATTTTGCATAATTCACTTGGCTACTTGCTAGGTTATTTCTTTGCTCGCTTATTAAAGCTAGATTATGCTGACCAGAAAGCCGTTTCCATTGAGGTTGGCATGCAAAACTCCGGACTTGGTGCATCATTGGCTGCAGCCCACTTTTCACCGCTAGCTGCCGTTCCAAGCGCCATTTTTAGTGTCTGGCACAATATATCCGGATCCCTACTTGCCACTTGGTGGAGTAAAAAGGCTGAAAAGAATGGAAAAAGTCGCTGA
- a CDS encoding ABC transporter substrate-binding protein has translation MFNRKVLFLLAALFLVLAGCSTGEKENDSADSGKKVTVDVFQFKVEFKKQFEELAKQYEEVNPDVKVNIQTVGGGNDYASALKAKFASGDEPAIFNINGIVDIQQYRDRLADLSETEAAKSALEGTLAGVEEDGQVLGLPYNQEGYGLIYNKDIFKEAGVDPESITSMEDLIKAVETIDGKKEELKLDAVFAFPAKEKWVTGNHAASVFLASDFDNDVLKAYEAKEVAFSNSDAFKQYIDLQNEYSVQPVMSLDYSQQVEELFSTERVAIIQQGNWVYPTVEEMDPELAESGIGIMPIPLNGEMNMPVGVPNFWAVNKKVDEEVQKAAGEFLDWMYTSEEGKEASLTEFKFIPAYEGYDTEKISDPLSKEIYEYAEKGQTTGWVFQSYPIGWGENVLGAELQKYLSDKATWEETIQKTQDEWAKSRE, from the coding sequence GTGTTTAATAGAAAAGTATTGTTCCTACTTGCTGCACTATTTCTTGTACTTGCCGGTTGTTCAACAGGCGAAAAAGAAAATGATTCAGCTGATTCAGGAAAAAAAGTAACAGTCGATGTATTCCAGTTTAAAGTGGAGTTTAAAAAGCAATTTGAAGAACTAGCTAAACAATATGAAGAAGTAAATCCAGATGTGAAAGTGAATATTCAAACAGTTGGCGGCGGAAATGATTATGCTTCTGCGTTAAAAGCTAAGTTTGCTTCAGGCGATGAACCGGCAATTTTTAATATTAATGGTATCGTAGATATCCAACAATACAGAGATCGCCTTGCTGATTTAAGTGAGACGGAAGCAGCAAAAAGCGCGCTGGAAGGAACACTTGCTGGTGTGGAAGAAGATGGACAAGTACTAGGTCTTCCTTATAACCAAGAAGGATATGGCTTGATTTATAATAAAGATATTTTTAAAGAAGCGGGTGTAGATCCCGAATCGATTACATCAATGGAAGATTTAATTAAAGCGGTGGAAACGATTGATGGAAAGAAAGAAGAATTAAAGCTTGATGCAGTTTTCGCATTTCCGGCTAAGGAGAAATGGGTAACAGGGAACCATGCGGCTAGTGTCTTCCTTGCTTCTGACTTTGATAATGATGTACTGAAAGCGTATGAAGCGAAAGAGGTTGCATTTTCAAATTCTGATGCATTTAAACAATATATCGATTTACAAAATGAATATTCGGTTCAGCCAGTTATGAGTCTAGACTACTCACAGCAAGTGGAAGAGTTATTCTCCACAGAGCGTGTAGCGATTATCCAGCAAGGTAACTGGGTTTATCCAACAGTAGAAGAAATGGATCCAGAACTTGCAGAATCGGGAATTGGCATTATGCCAATTCCATTAAATGGAGAAATGAACATGCCGGTTGGCGTGCCTAATTTCTGGGCTGTGAACAAAAAGGTGGATGAAGAAGTACAAAAAGCTGCTGGTGAATTCCTAGATTGGATGTACACATCTGAAGAAGGGAAAGAAGCTTCTTTAACAGAGTTTAAGTTTATCCCAGCTTATGAAGGCTATGATACAGAAAAAATCTCAGACCCACTTTCAAAAGAAATTTATGAATATGCGGAAAAAGGTCAAACAACAGGATGGGTATTCCAAAGCTATCCGATCGGATGGGGTGAAAATGTTCTTGGTGCCGAGCTTCAAAAGTACTTATCAGATAAAGCAACATGGGAAGAAACAATACAAAAAACCCAAGATGAATGGGCTAAATCACGTGAATAA
- a CDS encoding TetR/AcrR family transcriptional regulator, giving the protein MEYKNIGRSLGRPKSSGLEQPTDELILAVAGGLFLRKGFQKVPVEEVAIACNVTKATVYYYYSTKAELFTAAMLAMMKRVHERTVQILTENTPLHERLLILAEAHLQATTTIDLNTFLRESHQVLNAQQIQNMKEAEKKIFQVLELELEKAIKKEEIRKVNTTFAAHAYISLLRMGNQNLSNDSGLFQDPQEAAREILHFYWESLQR; this is encoded by the coding sequence GTGGAATATAAAAATATAGGTCGCTCGCTTGGTAGACCGAAAAGCAGTGGGCTGGAACAACCAACAGATGAATTGATATTAGCTGTAGCTGGTGGATTGTTTTTGCGAAAGGGATTTCAAAAAGTACCAGTGGAAGAAGTAGCTATAGCATGCAATGTAACGAAAGCGACTGTATATTACTACTATTCTACAAAAGCGGAACTTTTTACTGCTGCTATGTTAGCAATGATGAAGCGAGTACATGAACGAACAGTGCAGATACTGACAGAGAATACTCCGTTGCATGAACGACTTTTGATCCTAGCAGAAGCGCATTTACAGGCTACTACAACGATTGATTTAAACACCTTTTTAAGAGAAAGTCATCAAGTGTTAAATGCCCAACAAATTCAAAACATGAAGGAAGCAGAAAAAAAGATTTTTCAAGTGCTTGAACTTGAATTAGAAAAAGCGATTAAAAAAGAGGAAATCCGTAAAGTAAATACTACATTTGCCGCACATGCTTATATATCGCTTTTAAGAATGGGCAATCAAAATCTTTCTAATGATAGTGGATTATTTCAAGACCCTCAGGAAGCTGCTAGGGAAATCCTTCATTTTTATTGGGAAAGTCTGCAAAGGTAG
- the pepT gene encoding peptidase T, protein MKNEIIQRFVSYVKINTQSDENNPVCPSTKGQLMLANNLVEELRKIGMKDVSVDENGYVMATLPANTEKKVPVIGFLAHVDTATDFTGDGVNPQIVENYNGEALTLNNDIILSPADFPSLSNYKGQTIITTDGTTLLGADNKAGIAEIMTAMAYLIQHPEIKHGKVRIAFTPDEEIGRGPHKFDVGAFGANFAYTIDGGPLGELQYESFNAAGVKLTFKGTNIHPGTAKGTMVNAAKIAMEFNSRLPIGESPELTEGYEGFYHLLAFNGDVEVTKLTYIIRDFDRDQFEARKTNVKKIVNELREQYGHERIVLEMTDQYYNMGEKITPVIEIVDIASDAMKRLDIKPLISPIRGGTDGSQLSYLGLPTPNIFTGGENFHGPYEFISVESMEKAVKVIVEIVNLFEDRA, encoded by the coding sequence ATGAAGAATGAAATCATTCAAAGATTTGTATCATACGTGAAAATAAATACACAATCAGATGAAAATAATCCTGTTTGCCCTTCAACGAAAGGCCAATTAATGCTTGCTAATAACCTCGTTGAGGAATTAAGAAAAATCGGGATGAAAGATGTATCTGTTGATGAAAACGGATACGTGATGGCGACACTTCCAGCTAACACAGAAAAAAAAGTACCTGTAATTGGATTTCTGGCTCATGTCGACACGGCTACTGATTTTACAGGGGATGGAGTTAATCCGCAAATCGTGGAAAATTATAACGGTGAAGCCCTAACTCTAAATAACGACATTATTTTATCACCGGCAGACTTTCCATCACTTAGCAATTATAAAGGGCAAACAATCATCACGACCGATGGGACAACATTGCTCGGTGCAGATAATAAAGCAGGAATCGCTGAAATTATGACAGCAATGGCGTATTTGATACAGCACCCAGAAATAAAACATGGGAAAGTTAGAATCGCTTTTACTCCAGACGAAGAAATAGGAAGAGGCCCACATAAATTTGATGTTGGCGCATTTGGTGCAAATTTTGCCTATACAATAGATGGCGGTCCACTTGGCGAATTGCAATATGAAAGCTTTAATGCCGCTGGTGTGAAGTTAACCTTTAAAGGCACCAATATCCATCCAGGAACAGCAAAAGGCACAATGGTCAATGCTGCTAAAATAGCAATGGAGTTTAACAGTCGTCTTCCCATTGGAGAATCCCCTGAATTAACAGAAGGTTACGAAGGATTTTATCACTTACTTGCTTTTAATGGAGATGTAGAGGTGACTAAATTAACTTATATTATTCGGGATTTCGATCGTGATCAATTTGAGGCACGTAAAACAAATGTGAAAAAAATTGTTAATGAACTTCGTGAGCAATATGGTCATGAACGCATTGTACTTGAAATGACAGACCAATATTACAATATGGGAGAAAAAATTACGCCTGTCATTGAAATCGTTGACATTGCTTCTGATGCGATGAAACGATTAGACATCAAACCCCTAATTTCGCCAATTCGCGGAGGTACCGATGGCTCGCAATTGTCCTATTTAGGACTCCCGACTCCAAATATTTTTACTGGTGGGGAAAACTTCCACGGTCCATACGAGTTTATTTCCGTTGAAAGTATGGAAAAAGCAGTGAAAGTGATCGTAGAGATAGTAAACTTGTTTGAAGATAGGGCCTAA
- a CDS encoding VOC family protein produces MKKSITPPYSVIGNVELIVESLERTLAFYIDVLGFQVLEQTNSFASLTVDGKTTLLTLEQVKDVNPRQRTTGLYHIALLLPNRSDLANIIHHFIHTSTQLQGASDHHVSEALYLNDPEGNGIEIYIDRAPDTWKWDGDQVHMTTEALDVADVLKDGTEQGWTGMPKDTIIGHIHLQVSELVKTREFYCDALGFDLMLKYGSQALFVAKDGYHHHIGLNIWNSAGAPAPAENSAGLKRFTIILPDEKALSETIGRLEKINASFTKKDGNLIIKDPSGISIKLTTRGE; encoded by the coding sequence TTGAAAAAATCAATTACTCCACCATATTCTGTCATTGGCAATGTTGAGCTTATTGTAGAAAGTTTAGAGCGCACGCTTGCGTTTTATATAGATGTTCTTGGATTTCAAGTGCTCGAACAAACAAATAGCTTTGCATCCCTAACAGTTGATGGAAAAACAACACTTTTGACGCTTGAACAGGTGAAAGATGTGAATCCACGTCAACGGACAACGGGCTTATACCATATAGCCCTTTTATTGCCGAATCGTTCAGATTTAGCTAATATTATACATCATTTTATTCATACAAGCACACAGTTACAAGGGGCTTCTGACCATCATGTAAGTGAGGCGCTTTACTTAAATGACCCTGAAGGAAATGGGATTGAAATTTATATTGATAGAGCGCCGGATACATGGAAGTGGGACGGTGATCAGGTGCATATGACGACCGAAGCACTTGATGTAGCGGATGTATTGAAGGATGGAACGGAACAAGGTTGGACAGGAATGCCTAAAGATACCATCATTGGTCATATTCATTTACAAGTATCTGAGTTAGTAAAAACAAGAGAATTTTATTGTGATGCCCTAGGGTTTGATCTGATGTTAAAATATGGTAGCCAGGCACTTTTTGTCGCCAAGGATGGGTATCATCACCATATTGGGCTGAACATATGGAATAGTGCCGGAGCACCTGCACCAGCTGAAAATAGTGCTGGGTTAAAAAGGTTCACGATCATATTACCAGACGAAAAAGCATTGAGTGAAACAATTGGTAGGTTAGAAAAAATAAACGCATCTTTTACTAAAAAGGATGGTAATCTAATCATAAAAGATCCATCAGGTATTTCGATCAAATTAACGACTAGAGGAGAATGA
- a CDS encoding carbohydrate ABC transporter permease produces the protein MRNKDIMFWLFLAPVIIALAIVVVIPLLNGFYYSFTSWDGVNSPDFIGLKNYIDIFSDQEFLNSLWFTFKFSIASVIVINIVGLGLAMLVTSYIKSKNMLRTIFFMPNLIGGLILGFIWQFIFTKVFDSIGRLTGIEWLQGWLADTNTGFWGMVILMSWQMAGYIMIIYIAYLENVPQELLEAAKIDGANAFQRFRNITFPLVAPAFTVSLFLTLSNAFKIYDQNLSLTNGGPFNSTKMVAMDIVNTAFQMNQMAAAQAKAVIFFILVAIIALTQVYINKKREVEM, from the coding sequence GTGAGAAATAAGGATATTATGTTTTGGCTCTTTCTCGCCCCGGTGATTATTGCACTTGCTATTGTAGTAGTAATTCCTCTCCTAAATGGTTTTTATTATTCCTTCACAAGCTGGGATGGTGTAAATAGTCCAGATTTTATTGGTTTGAAGAACTATATAGATATATTTAGTGATCAGGAATTTTTAAATTCGCTATGGTTTACTTTTAAATTTTCCATTGCATCTGTTATTGTGATCAATATTGTTGGGCTTGGACTAGCCATGCTCGTTACATCGTATATTAAATCGAAGAACATGCTTCGTACTATATTCTTTATGCCGAACTTGATTGGTGGACTAATACTTGGATTTATATGGCAGTTTATTTTCACGAAAGTGTTTGATTCGATCGGTCGCTTGACTGGAATTGAATGGCTTCAGGGATGGTTAGCAGATACCAATACTGGTTTCTGGGGAATGGTCATTTTAATGTCATGGCAAATGGCAGGCTACATTATGATTATTTATATCGCTTATCTTGAAAATGTTCCACAAGAGTTATTGGAGGCAGCAAAAATTGACGGTGCGAATGCATTTCAAAGGTTCCGTAACATTACATTTCCACTTGTGGCACCAGCGTTTACGGTTAGCTTGTTTTTAACATTGTCTAATGCCTTTAAAATTTATGATCAAAACTTATCACTAACTAACGGTGGTCCGTTTAACTCAACAAAGATGGTGGCAATGGATATTGTCAATACGGCATTCCAAATGAACCAAATGGCCGCCGCGCAGGCAAAGGCAGTGATTTTCTTTATACTTGTCGCCATTATCGCATTAACGCAAGTATATATTAACAAAAAAAGGGAGGTTGAGATGTAA
- the uraA gene encoding uracil permease encodes MKQREIKVDERLPLLQSLPLSFQHLFAMFGSTVLVPLMFNVNPATILLMNGIGTLLYIFITKGKIPAYLGSSFAFISPVFAVLGNYTGGDGYSYVLGGFLAVGIVLVIVGLIIKAVGTAWIDIIFPPAAMGAIVAVIGLELVPVAAGMADLVKPSDASADWVADPKNIIVALLTLGITIICWVTMRGFLKIIPILLGIISGYIIATFFGLVNYTAVKEAAWISLPTYYQMKFSISDILIILPAALVLVPEHIGHLIVTGNIVKKDLIKDPGLDRSMMGNGISTILSSFFGATPNTTYGENIGVLAISRVYSTWIIGGAAVIAIILSFCGKLAALISSIPTPVMGGISLLLFGIIAASGIRMLVEAKVDYNISQNLILTCVVLAIGISGATIHIGSVEFKGMGLATIVAILLSLFFKLLDVLKLSNEN; translated from the coding sequence ATGAAACAAAGAGAAATTAAAGTAGATGAACGCTTACCATTATTACAGAGCCTACCACTTAGCTTTCAACATTTGTTCGCTATGTTCGGCTCGACAGTATTAGTACCACTTATGTTTAATGTGAATCCCGCAACAATACTACTTATGAATGGGATTGGAACGCTACTATATATTTTTATTACAAAAGGGAAGATTCCCGCTTACCTCGGCTCAAGCTTTGCTTTTATTTCACCTGTGTTTGCAGTATTAGGAAACTATACAGGTGGAGATGGTTATAGCTATGTACTAGGTGGGTTTCTAGCAGTTGGAATTGTGCTTGTCATCGTCGGTTTAATAATAAAAGCAGTTGGCACGGCATGGATCGACATTATTTTCCCACCAGCAGCTATGGGTGCGATCGTTGCAGTTATTGGGCTTGAGCTTGTTCCTGTTGCAGCCGGTATGGCTGACTTAGTAAAGCCCTCTGATGCATCGGCAGATTGGGTAGCAGATCCAAAGAATATCATCGTCGCATTATTAACACTCGGAATTACGATCATTTGTTGGGTAACCATGAGAGGTTTCCTAAAAATTATCCCGATTTTACTAGGAATCATCTCCGGGTATATTATTGCTACTTTCTTCGGTTTGGTTAATTACACTGCTGTCAAAGAAGCAGCGTGGATTTCCTTGCCAACGTATTACCAAATGAAATTCAGCATATCTGATATTCTCATCATCTTACCGGCTGCACTCGTCTTAGTACCAGAACATATCGGGCATTTGATTGTAACAGGCAATATCGTAAAAAAAGATCTTATTAAAGACCCAGGACTAGACCGCTCCATGATGGGTAACGGAATTTCAACAATACTCTCTAGTTTTTTCGGAGCAACACCTAATACAACATATGGTGAAAATATCGGTGTTTTGGCCATTTCTCGTGTATATTCTACTTGGATTATCGGCGGAGCAGCAGTCATTGCAATCATTCTCTCTTTCTGCGGCAAATTAGCTGCACTCATTTCTTCCATCCCAACTCCAGTGATGGGTGGTATCTCGCTGCTTTTATTCGGAATCATTGCAGCAAGTGGAATCCGGATGCTTGTAGAGGCCAAAGTGGATTATAACATTTCGCAAAACCTAATATTGACTTGCGTTGTACTTGCAATCGGAATTAGCGGTGCAACCATTCATATCGGCTCTGTTGAATTTAAAGGAATGGGTCTCGCAACAATTGTTGCAATACTGTTAAGCCTATTCTTCAAACTATTAGATGTGTTAAAGCTATCAAATGAAAATTGA
- a CDS encoding winged helix-turn-helix transcriptional regulator, with product MNTFVCPKFEKAMSILGQRWTGLIIHQLLNGPQRFCTVEGAMPISARVLSERLKDLEHEGIVNRKVYPETPVRIEYSLTDKGLALHPLIKEIEIWAENWLDVDKKESINP from the coding sequence ATGAATACATTTGTGTGTCCAAAATTTGAGAAGGCAATGAGTATACTTGGCCAGCGCTGGACTGGGTTAATTATTCATCAACTACTCAACGGCCCTCAGCGTTTTTGCACAGTAGAAGGTGCAATGCCCATTAGCGCCCGAGTTCTATCAGAAAGATTGAAGGACTTGGAACATGAAGGCATTGTCAATCGAAAGGTATATCCGGAAACACCAGTCCGAATTGAATATTCTTTAACAGATAAAGGCTTAGCTTTACATCCTCTCATTAAAGAAATTGAAATTTGGGCCGAAAATTGGCTCGATGTCGATAAAAAAGAATCCATTAATCCTTAA
- a CDS encoding lactonase family protein — translation MGKKYIGYAGTYTRESSKGIYSFTLDAETGKLGNVKVAAQVGSPTYLTMSDDNRYLYSVAQEEKSGGVAAYSINAETGDLILVGSHVQEGAPPCHLDTLQNELVTGNYHEGTVELYRIAENGAVNSAQSIVQHAGKGPHERQEKPHVHYTATTPDGKYVVVADLGIDELVTYKVANDKLVKVNTLNVKAGSGPRHIAFHPYGKIAYLLTELTSEVVVLDYDTNQGSFAEKQYIRAIPEDFSGTNDASAIHISSDGRFVYAGNRGHNSIAVFSVNEETGELTHIENTPTGGEWPRDFVLDPSGAFIVASNQHTGNLVLFARDQETGKLTKLDSEVDVPEVVCVKFLRNN, via the coding sequence ATGGGGAAAAAGTACATAGGATATGCAGGTACGTATACACGTGAAAGTAGCAAGGGAATTTACTCGTTTACGCTTGACGCAGAAACAGGAAAGCTCGGGAATGTAAAAGTAGCTGCCCAGGTTGGCAGTCCTACCTATTTAACAATGAGTGATGATAATCGATATTTATATTCAGTTGCCCAAGAGGAAAAGTCTGGTGGTGTGGCTGCCTATTCCATTAACGCAGAGACAGGTGATTTGATATTAGTTGGTAGTCACGTACAAGAAGGTGCACCACCATGTCATCTTGATACACTTCAAAATGAGCTTGTAACAGGAAATTATCATGAGGGGACAGTCGAGCTGTATCGGATTGCTGAAAATGGCGCTGTGAACTCGGCTCAATCTATTGTGCAACATGCGGGTAAGGGGCCACATGAGCGCCAGGAAAAACCACATGTCCATTACACGGCAACTACTCCAGATGGGAAATATGTGGTAGTAGCAGACCTAGGTATAGATGAGCTTGTAACATATAAAGTAGCTAATGATAAACTTGTAAAAGTAAATACACTCAACGTAAAAGCGGGCAGTGGTCCACGCCATATTGCTTTCCACCCTTATGGGAAAATTGCTTATCTACTGACAGAGTTGACTTCGGAAGTAGTTGTTCTGGATTATGACACTAATCAAGGTAGTTTTGCAGAAAAACAATATATCCGTGCAATTCCGGAAGATTTTAGCGGAACGAATGATGCAAGTGCAATACATATTTCTTCCGACGGTAGGTTTGTATATGCTGGAAACCGTGGTCATAATAGCATTGCGGTTTTCAGTGTGAACGAGGAGACTGGTGAACTGACACATATTGAAAATACACCAACTGGTGGAGAATGGCCGCGTGATTTTGTTTTGGATCCAAGTGGAGCATTCATTGTTGCTTCGAACCAACATACAGGAAATTTAGTATTGTTCGCAAGAGATCAAGAAACAGGAAAACTCACGAAGTTGGATTCAGAAGTTGATGTTCCAGAAGTCGTGTGTGTAAAGTTTTTAAGAAATAACTAA